Part of the Vagococcus teuberi genome, AACAGACGACATATTAAACGAAATGCTTGAAGGACTCTCTTATGCTTATAGTGATTTAGTGACACGTGTTCCTGAAACAAATGTGATTGCTAAGAAAAATATTTCAGGTAGTAAAGTAGGAATAGTTAGTGGTGGAGGAAGTGGCCATGAACCTGCTCATGCTGGATTTGTAGGAACAGGAATGCTAAGTGCCGCTGTTTGTGGAGAAATTTTCACTTCGCCAACTCCTGATCAAGTACTAGAAGGAATCAAAGCTGCTGATGATGGTGCTGGAGTATTGCTAGTTATTAAAAATTATTCTGGTGACGTGATGAATTTTGAAATGGCAAAAGATTTAGCAGAGATGGAAGGCATTGAAGTTGAAACAGTATTAGTTGATGATGACATTGCGGTAGAAGACAGCACATATACAGCTGGTCGACGTGGAGTCGCTGGAACCATTTTAGTTCATAAAATTTTAGGTCATGCCGCTGAATCAGGTAAAAGTTTAGCTGAGATCAAAGAAATCGGAGACAAACTAGTTAAAGAAATTAAAACATTAGGTGTGGCATTAACTGGAGCAACAGTTCCTGCTGTAGGAAAACCAGGCTTTGTTTTAGAAGAAGATGAAATTGAATTCGGAGTTGGAATTCATGGGGAACCTGGTTATCGTAAAGAAAAATTACAATCATCAAGAAAATTAGCCGAAGAATTAGTTGGAAAATTAAAAGATGAATTTAACTGGAAATCTGGCGATACATATGGTGTGTTAGTGAATGGTCTAGGTGGCACACCATTAATGGAGCAATTTGTTTTTATGAATGATGTAAAGGCTTTACTTGAAGAAGATGGATTAGTTGTTGACTTTAAAAAGGTTGGAGACGTTATGACATCAATTGATATGGAAGGTTTATCATTAACGATGATTCACTTAGATACACCTGAATGGACAGAAGCATTGAAAGCACCTGTTACAACAATTGCGTGGTAAAAAGGAGAGAAATGTATGGAAGCAAAACAAATTATAAAGTGGTTACAACTTTTTACAGATAAAGTTGGTGAAAATAAAGCGTATTTAAGTGAGCTAGATACACCAATCGGAGATGGTGATCATGGTGCCAACATGGCTCGTGGAACGAGTGAAATGATGAAATCTATCGAAGAAAAAAATCCTGAAACACCAACAGATGTCTTTAAGTTAGCAGCTATGACATTAATTAGTAAAGTCGGTGGGGCATCTGGTCCATTATATGGTTCTGCTTTTATGGGAATGACAAAAGCATCAATGAAATCAGATGATTTGGTGACAATTTTAGAAGGTGGCATGAGTGAAATTCAAAAACGTGGAAAAAGTGAGCCAGGCGAAAAAACAATGCTGGATACTTGGTCACGTGTCATTGAATCCCTCAAAGACGGTTCTTTAACAGAAGAAAAAGTGAAAGAAATTGCCGAAGAAACAAAAGAGATGAAAGCAACAAAAGGACGTGCCTCTTATTTAGGTGAACGTTCAATTGGACACATTGATCCAGGTGCTATGTCAAGTAGTTACCTATTTGAAGCTATGATAGAAGCAGGAGTGAAGTAGATGAGTTTAGGAATCGTATTAGTATCACATGTATCAGAGATTACAACAGGTATTACACGTTTAATCAAAGAAGTAGCCAAAGATGTTTCGATTACAACAGCTGGCGGATTGGAAGATAACGGTATTGGAACTAGTTTTGATACGATTATGTCAGCATTTGAAGAAAATGAAGCAGACACTATCCTGGCTTTTTATGACTTAGGAAGTGCTAAAATGAACTTGGAATTAGCAATGGACATGACAGATAAAAATGTCATTTTATATGATACAGCATTAGTTGAAAGTAGTTATACAGCGGCCGCGTTAATACAAGCTGGTGCTGATATAAAAACCATTGAAGAACAATTAAGCGAATTAAAGGTTAAATAATCTAGGAGGAAAGATCATGAGAAAAGCATTTATTAGTCCATCAAAATATGTACAAGGTGAAGATGAATTACTGAATTTAGGTTATTATGTTAAAACATTTGGAAAGACAGCTCTTTTAATCGCACATCAAGACGATATTAATCGTGTGCAAGAAAAATTAGATAAAACAGCAGAAAAATTTGGTATAACATTTATCCCGAGTCATTTTAATGGTGAATGCTCACGTGGTGAAGTAGCAAGATTACAAGCTTTTGCGAAAGAAAATAAAGCAGATTGTGTGATTGGTTTAGGTGGTGGTAAAGCCATAGATACGTCAAAATGTGTAGCTGAAGGAGATAATTTAATTATTGTGCCAACAATTGCTGCAACCGACGCTCCAACAAGTCATTCAGCTGTTTTATATACTGAAGATGGTGAGTTTGATGACTATGCTTACTTTAAACAAAGTCCAAGCGTGGTAATGGTTGATACAACAATTATCGCAAACGCTCCGACAAGATTTTTAGTGTCAGGTATGGGGGATGCGTTATCAACATTATTTGAAGCCCGTGCAACAGCGAATTCATTTTCAAATGTTAACGCTGGATTACCAAATGGTTATGTGACAAAAGAAACAGCACCAGCTAAAAATACGATTGCAGCTTACACATTAGCTAAAGTGTGTTATGAAACATTACTTGAAAATGGCTACAGTGCCAAAATAGCATGTGACAATAACATCGTGACACCAGCATTAGAAAACATTGTTGAGACAAATATCTTATTATCTGGTTTAGGATTTGAAAGTAGTGGTTTAGCTGCTGTTCACGCGATTCATGATGGATTGACTGCATTAGAAGGAACTCATTCATACTTCCATGGTGAAAAAGTTGCCTTTAGTGTGATTTGTCAATTAGTTTTAGAAAATGCCTCACAAAAAGAATTACATGAAGTACTTGATTTTAGTTTATCAATTGGCTTACCAGTTTGTTTAGAAGATATTGGTGTGGAAAGCATTACATTTGAAGAAGCAATGGAAGTGGCTGAAAAAGCATGTATACCTGAAGAATCAATTCATTCTATGCCTTTCCCTATTGTTGAAGAAGAAGTTGCGGCTGCCATTATTGCAGCAGATAAGATTGGTCGTGACTACAAAGCGAAACATAAATAATGATTTAAAGTTTTCAAACAGCCAGAATGCCCTATGCTCTGGCTGTTTATTGTTTTATATACTTATGTTAGACTAGGAAGGAAAAAGAAGAAGGGGGGATGTTATGACACGGATTATCAATAAACCAAAAGATACTGTTTCACAAGTTTTAAATGGTGTGGCATACATTCATCAAGATATCTTACAAAGAATTCCTAAAACAGGTATATTATTACGCAAAGAGTTGACGCCAGATCGTGTCGCAATTATTAGTGGCGGTGGAAGTGGACATGAACCAGCACATTTTGGGTATATTGGAGAAAACATGCTTGATGCTTCAGTAAGTGGACCAATATTTATTCCGCCGACAGCTGGAGAAGTGTTTGAGGCCATTCAAAAAACAGATCAAGGTAAAGGTGTTTTATTAGTCATAAAAAATTTCGAAGCTGATATAAATAATTTTTTACAAGCAGAAAAGCAAGCGAAAGAAGCGGGTCATAATGTTTCCCATGTGATTGTCAACGACGACTGTTCAGTTGAAACGGGAAGTTTTGAAAAAAGACGTCGAGGTGTCGCTGGAACTATTTTTGTACATAAAATACTAGGAGCAGCAGCTAGTGAAGGCAAATCATTAGATGAATTAGTTTCAATAGGAGAAAAAGTCATCAACTCAATGAATAGTCTAGGAGTTGCTTTATCAAGTGGGACAAGTTTAACTGGAGAAACGTCTAACTTTACCTTAGAAAAAGATATGATTTCGTTTGGTATTGGCATTCATGGTGAGGAAGGATACCGAAGCGAACCATTTCATTCGTCAGAACACTTAGCCAATGAGCTATTAAATAAATTACTCGTTCAGTATGATGATTATATTAATAAAAGATTTGCAATCCTTATAAATGGTTTGGGGACAACGACGGTAATGGAGCAGTATGTTTTTTCAAATGATGTCAAAAGGCTGTTAGAGTTAGAGGGTGTAACGGTTGTTTACGCTAAAACAGGAAATTATATGACATCAACTAATATGGCTGGAATTTCATTGACTCTTTTAGAAATTACCGAAGATAATTGGTTAGATTACCTTAAAAAACCAACTAATGCTTTTGCCTGGTAAAAAAATTAATTTATTTTAAAAAAAGGTTGTATTTAAATGAAAGTCATGATATATTAATAAGCGTAGTATATTTGATTCGTTTTAGGAAAATTAACATTCTGTTTACATTTCTCCTATTAAGCGTCACATTTATTGCAACAGAATATGCGTATATGATTACGCGATAATAAGGAGGAAACACAACATGGCAAACGGAACTGTAAAATGGTTTAACGCTGAAAAAGGTTTTGGTTTTATCACTCAAGAAGGTGGAGAAGATGTATTTGCACATTTCTCAGCTATCCAAGGTGACGGATTCAAAACTTTAGAAGAAGGTCAAGAAGTGACTTTTGATGTTGAAGAAGGTCAACGTGGACTTCAAGCAACTAACATCGTTAAAGCTTAATCTAACTTTTAATTAAACAAAACCACTTAAGTTAATTCTTAAGTGGTTTTTTATTTGCTTGAATCAAGTGGCTCGTCGATTACCATACCAAGAGCTAAACCAATGCTAATCATTTGATCCATATTTACGATAAGTCCTTGAATTTTATCAGGAGAAAAGTATAGCTGTTCAAAGTGACAACTAGATAAATTTAATCCAGAAAAAGTAGTGTTTAGCCAAGTTGATTTTTCAAGGTGGCAGTCATTAAATTCACAATGCTTCCAATCTAAGTCAGAAAACTCGGAAAGTGATAAGTCAGAAGATAACCATCCTGTATATCTAATTTTAGCAAAGTTAAAAGAGGTGTAAGGCATAGTACATTGCTTAAATTCGCAGTGACTTAGGTAAGAATCAGCAAAGTTAACACCAGTTAAACGACAATTTTTAAACAGAACACGATGAAACGAACTGTCAATCCATTCCGTATTGGAGAAATCACAGGAATCAAAAATCGTGTCGCTAATTTCAATAGCCTCACACTGTTGATTGGAAAATGTCGTTTTTTGCCAATGATTTTTATCAATTATTAACCGATTAATTTGGGTAGTATCTTCTTTGGTAACATACAAAAATTGTAAATTATCAAGGGTGTTATTAGATAAATATTCTGGGAAACATGTTTTATCTTCTAGTTTATCTTTTATTAGAATAGGGTGATTTCGTTTCATGTATCATCCAACCTTTCAAATAGTAAAAACGTCAATTTTAAATTAAGTATAACATATTTTAAAAATAGCTAATCAAAAAAATGTTGACTTTTAGATCTAATTCTTATACAATGAAGAAGTTGAGAAATCAAAGCAGAAGCACCCGCTTCTCGCCTTAACAATAAAAATTGTTGGGCTAGATAACGTTTAGTTTTGATATTTTTATCAAACACTATTTTGGTGCGGGGTCTTTATATAATAATAAAGAACTCGTTTTTTTCTGTGTTTTTCTCTAGAATATTCGGAGGTGAATGACCATAGCAAAAGATAATATGGTGAATGACGGCATTCGTGCAAGAGAACTACGTTTAATTGCAGTAGACGGAGAACAGCTAGGTGTTAAATCTAAAGTAGAAGCTTTAAGAATTGCTCAAGAGGCGAATCTTGATCTTGTTTTAGTGTCACCAAACGCTAAACCACCAGTTGCAAAAATCATGGATTATGGAAAATTCCGTTTTGAGCAACAGAAGAAGGAACGCGAAGCCCGTAAAAAGCAAAAAGTCATTAATGTAAAAGAGGTTCGTTTGAGCCCAACGATAGATGTCAATGATTTTAATACCAAGTTGCGTAACGCGCGTAAATTCCTTGAAAAAGGTGATAAAGTGAAAGCTTCTATCCGATTTAAAGGTCGTGCGATTACCCATAAAGAAATTGGTCAGAACGTCTTAAATCGCTTAGCGGATGAAACAAACGATATCTCAGTTGTTGAACAGAAAGCGAAAATGGATGGTAGAAGTATGTTTATCATGCTTGCGCCAAAAACAGATAAGTAGGTAAAAATCTGAGGAGGAAAATAACATGCCAAAAATGAAAACACACCGTGGATTAGCAAAACGTGTAAAACGTACTGGTGGTGGAGGACTTAAAAGACATCGCGCATTTACTAGTCACCGTTTCCATGGAAAAACTAAAAAACAACGTCGTCAATTACGTCGTCCAGCAATGGTATCAAAAGGCGATTACAAACGTATTCGTCAACAATTGACTCGCATGAAATAATTTTTAGTTTTTGATAATAACTAAAAACATATACTGAAATATTGAACAACTCAAGGAGGAATTATCATGGCACGTGTAAAAGGTGGAACAGTAACTCGCCAACGTCGTAAAAAAGTGCTTAAGTTAGCTAAAGGCTACTATGGCTCAAAACATACATTATATAAAACAGCAAAAGAACAAGTGATGACTTCTTATACATACGCATTTAGAGATCGTCGTCAAACAAAACGTAACTTCC contains:
- the dhaK gene encoding dihydroxyacetone kinase subunit DhaK yields the protein MKKIINQTDDILNEMLEGLSYAYSDLVTRVPETNVIAKKNISGSKVGIVSGGGSGHEPAHAGFVGTGMLSAAVCGEIFTSPTPDQVLEGIKAADDGAGVLLVIKNYSGDVMNFEMAKDLAEMEGIEVETVLVDDDIAVEDSTYTAGRRGVAGTILVHKILGHAAESGKSLAEIKEIGDKLVKEIKTLGVALTGATVPAVGKPGFVLEEDEIEFGVGIHGEPGYRKEKLQSSRKLAEELVGKLKDEFNWKSGDTYGVLVNGLGGTPLMEQFVFMNDVKALLEEDGLVVDFKKVGDVMTSIDMEGLSLTMIHLDTPEWTEALKAPVTTIAW
- the rpmI gene encoding 50S ribosomal protein L35, with the protein product MPKMKTHRGLAKRVKRTGGGGLKRHRAFTSHRFHGKTKKQRRQLRRPAMVSKGDYKRIRQQLTRMK
- a CDS encoding cold-shock protein; translated protein: MANGTVKWFNAEKGFGFITQEGGEDVFAHFSAIQGDGFKTLEEGQEVTFDVEEGQRGLQATNIVKA
- the dhaQ gene encoding DhaKLM operon coactivator DhaQ; its protein translation is MTRIINKPKDTVSQVLNGVAYIHQDILQRIPKTGILLRKELTPDRVAIISGGGSGHEPAHFGYIGENMLDASVSGPIFIPPTAGEVFEAIQKTDQGKGVLLVIKNFEADINNFLQAEKQAKEAGHNVSHVIVNDDCSVETGSFEKRRRGVAGTIFVHKILGAAASEGKSLDELVSIGEKVINSMNSLGVALSSGTSLTGETSNFTLEKDMISFGIGIHGEEGYRSEPFHSSEHLANELLNKLLVQYDDYINKRFAILINGLGTTTVMEQYVFSNDVKRLLELEGVTVVYAKTGNYMTSTNMAGISLTLLEITEDNWLDYLKKPTNAFAW
- a CDS encoding pentapeptide repeat-containing protein, which translates into the protein MKRNHPILIKDKLEDKTCFPEYLSNNTLDNLQFLYVTKEDTTQINRLIIDKNHWQKTTFSNQQCEAIEISDTIFDSCDFSNTEWIDSSFHRVLFKNCRLTGVNFADSYLSHCEFKQCTMPYTSFNFAKIRYTGWLSSDLSLSEFSDLDWKHCEFNDCHLEKSTWLNTTFSGLNLSSCHFEQLYFSPDKIQGLIVNMDQMISIGLALGMVIDEPLDSSK
- the dhaM gene encoding dihydroxyacetone kinase phosphoryl donor subunit DhaM → MSLGIVLVSHVSEITTGITRLIKEVAKDVSITTAGGLEDNGIGTSFDTIMSAFEENEADTILAFYDLGSAKMNLELAMDMTDKNVILYDTALVESSYTAAALIQAGADIKTIEEQLSELKVK
- the infC gene encoding translation initiation factor IF-3, with product MTIAKDNMVNDGIRARELRLIAVDGEQLGVKSKVEALRIAQEANLDLVLVSPNAKPPVAKIMDYGKFRFEQQKKEREARKKQKVINVKEVRLSPTIDVNDFNTKLRNARKFLEKGDKVKASIRFKGRAITHKEIGQNVLNRLADETNDISVVEQKAKMDGRSMFIMLAPKTDK
- a CDS encoding glycerol dehydrogenase — protein: MRKAFISPSKYVQGEDELLNLGYYVKTFGKTALLIAHQDDINRVQEKLDKTAEKFGITFIPSHFNGECSRGEVARLQAFAKENKADCVIGLGGGKAIDTSKCVAEGDNLIIVPTIAATDAPTSHSAVLYTEDGEFDDYAYFKQSPSVVMVDTTIIANAPTRFLVSGMGDALSTLFEARATANSFSNVNAGLPNGYVTKETAPAKNTIAAYTLAKVCYETLLENGYSAKIACDNNIVTPALENIVETNILLSGLGFESSGLAAVHAIHDGLTALEGTHSYFHGEKVAFSVICQLVLENASQKELHEVLDFSLSIGLPVCLEDIGVESITFEEAMEVAEKACIPEESIHSMPFPIVEEEVAAAIIAADKIGRDYKAKHK
- the dhaL gene encoding dihydroxyacetone kinase subunit DhaL; translation: MEAKQIIKWLQLFTDKVGENKAYLSELDTPIGDGDHGANMARGTSEMMKSIEEKNPETPTDVFKLAAMTLISKVGGASGPLYGSAFMGMTKASMKSDDLVTILEGGMSEIQKRGKSEPGEKTMLDTWSRVIESLKDGSLTEEKVKEIAEETKEMKATKGRASYLGERSIGHIDPGAMSSSYLFEAMIEAGVK